The Setaria italica strain Yugu1 chromosome IX, Setaria_italica_v2.0, whole genome shotgun sequence genome has a window encoding:
- the LOC105915088 gene encoding uncharacterized protein LOC105915088 yields MRSKKMFGFSISLILINLASILERADENLLPAVYKEVSAAFDAGPTDLGYLTFMMNFLKSIASPLAGVLALHYDRPAVLALGTAFWALSTGAVGVSQYFGQVAFWRAVNGFGLAIVIPALQSFIADSYKDGTRGAGFGLLALIGSVGGIGGSVLATIVAGGDYYGLPGWRLAFILVAFVSFVIGLLVYLYAVDPRKTSPSHYGGDEDNERSHLVSNGILPPHSIWKDSWMAARSVMKVRTFQIIVLQGIVGSLPWAAVVFFTMWFELIGFNNSSSAALNSFFAIGCASGSFLGGVIADRLSRYYPDSARIMCAQFSAFMGIPFSWILLTVIPQSVDYWLAYAVTLFLMGITISWCATCANNPMFAEVVPPKHRTMIYAFDRAFEGSFGSLAAPAVGIVTERIYGYNAKTIDLAHGSVDGAYALSRGLLAMMIVPFALCLMFYTPLYTVFKRDRDNARLASIKEQELI; encoded by the exons ATGAG GTCAAAGAAGATGTTTGGTTTCTCCATTTCGCTTATCCTCATCAACCTAGCTTCTATATTGGAACGAGCTGATGAGAATCTCCTCCCAGCTGTTTACAAGGAAGTCAGTGCTGCTTTTGATGCTGGTCCTACTGATCTGGGGTACCTTACATTTATGATGAACTTTCTGAAGTCCATAGCATCTCCCTTGGCAGGTGTCCTTGCTCTTCACTATGACCGCCCTGCAGTTCTTGCCCTAGGGACTGCTTTCTGGGCTTTATCAACGGGAGCTGTTGGTGTAAGCCAGTATTTTGGGCAGGTTGCATTCTGGAGAGCTGTAAATGGTTTTGGACTTGCAATTGTAATACCAGCACTTCAATCCTTCATTGCTGATAGTTACAAAGATGGCACACGTGGAGCAGGATTTGGTTTGCTAGCGCTTATTGGTTCGGTAGGTGGTATAGgaggtagtgttttggcgaCAATCGTGGCTGGAGGGGATTATTATGGTTTGCCAGGATGGCGGCTTGCATTTATATTGGTTGCATTTGTGAGCTTTGTAATTGGACTTCTTGTATACCTTTACGCTGTTGATCCTAGAAAAACTTCTCCAAGCCATTATGGTGGTGATGAGGACAATGAGAG GTCACATTTGGTTAGCAATGGTATCCTTCCTCCGCATTCTATCTGGAAGGATTCATGGATGGCGGCGAGATCAGTAATGAAAGTGCGGACATTTCAAATCATTGTATTGCAAGGCATTGTTGGCTCTTTGCCATGGGCTGCTGTAGTTTTCTTCACCATGTGGTTTGAACTCATTG GTTTCAACAACAGCAGCTCAGCAGCGCTGAACAGCTTTTTTGCTATTGGGTGTGCCAGTGGATCATTTCTAGGTGGTGTGATAGCAGACCGCCTATCAAGATACTATCCAGATTCTGCTCGAATCATGTGTGCGCAGTTTAGCGCCTTCATGGGCATCCCCTTTTCATGGATCCTCCTTACAGTCATTCCCCAGTCTGTTGATTACTGGTTGGCCTATGCTGTCACACTCTTCTTAATGGGCATCACCATAAGCTGGTGCGCTACTTGTGCAAACAACCCCATGTTCGCAGAGGTAGTCCCTCCCAAGCACCGCACGATGATCTATGCCTTTGATCGTGCATTTGAAGGCTCATTTGGCTCACTGGCTGCACCTGCCGTTGGCATCGTCACTGAAAGGATTTATGGCTACAATGCAAAGACTATTGATCTAGCGCATGGATCAGTGGATGGAGCTTATGCACTCTCCAGAGGTCTATTGGCTATGATGATTGTCCCTTTTGCTCTGTGTCTCATGTTTTACACCCCATTGTACACTGTGTTCAAGCGTGACCGAGATAACGCTAGATTGGCCAGCATCAAAGAACAGGAGCTCATATGA